Proteins from a single region of Deinococcus aquaedulcis:
- a CDS encoding isoaspartyl peptidase/L-asparaginase family protein yields the protein MTEGQGAEEQGRWAIIVHGGATEVPPEKQAASRAGVLAALNAGHQILQAGGRAVDAVEAAIRVLEDDPTFNAGYGSALNADGKVEMDAALMDGQTLEVGAVAGLPGVRHPVSVARALLRESEILLIGPGAHRFATERGAELCDPDDMIAPEQRAAFESHDTVGCVALDGQGHLVAGVSTGGLSGQRVGRVGDSPQPGCGFYADDAVGAVALTGEGESIARMMVAARFMHRLPQQAPEGALREVLEAMRTRVGGTAGGIALTPGGQVGWWHNSPHMPVAYHHEGLNRPHVYLQKTEEHQGG from the coding sequence ATGACTGAAGGACAGGGAGCGGAGGAACAGGGCCGCTGGGCCATCATCGTTCACGGGGGGGCCACTGAGGTGCCCCCGGAAAAGCAGGCCGCCAGCCGCGCCGGGGTGCTGGCCGCGCTGAACGCTGGCCACCAGATTCTGCAGGCGGGTGGCCGCGCTGTGGACGCCGTGGAGGCGGCCATCCGCGTGCTGGAAGACGACCCCACCTTCAACGCGGGCTACGGCTCGGCCCTGAATGCTGACGGCAAGGTGGAGATGGACGCGGCGCTGATGGACGGCCAGACGCTGGAGGTGGGCGCGGTCGCGGGCCTGCCCGGGGTGCGCCACCCGGTGAGCGTGGCGCGCGCCCTGCTGCGCGAGTCGGAGATCTTGCTGATCGGCCCCGGCGCCCACCGCTTTGCCACGGAACGCGGCGCCGAGCTGTGTGACCCGGACGACATGATCGCCCCCGAACAGCGCGCCGCCTTTGAATCGCATGACACGGTGGGCTGCGTGGCGCTGGACGGGCAGGGGCACCTTGTGGCCGGGGTGTCCACGGGCGGCCTGAGCGGGCAGCGGGTAGGGCGCGTGGGCGACTCGCCCCAGCCGGGCTGCGGCTTTTACGCCGATGATGCGGTGGGCGCGGTGGCCCTGACCGGCGAGGGCGAGAGCATTGCCCGCATGATGGTGGCCGCCCGGTTCATGCACCGCCTGCCGCAGCAGGCCCCCGAAGGCGCCCTGCGCGAGGTGCTGGAGGCCATGCGCACCCGCGTGGGCGGCACGGCCGGCGGCATTGCCCTGACCCCCGGCGGCCAGGTGGGCTGGTGGCACAACAGTCCCCACATGCCGGTGGCTTACCACCACGAGGGCCTGAACCGCCCGCACGTTTACCTGCAGAAAACCGAGGAGCATCAAGGTGGCTAA
- the cphA gene encoding cyanophycin synthetase, with protein MTNPDPKAGGPVGSPAAAAPMRVLEKQIYRGPNIYGYEPMIRFQLDLGALEQFPSNTLPGFTDRLVALLPSLQAHGCCYREPGGFIRRLRDGTWLGHVAEHVALDLQTLAGTRVTYGKTRSVKGQPGVYNVLYSYKEERVGLLAGVMALRLVQSLLPPELQGIQGLARLLPEEAARLDLDSSFDFQTELGELRRLVRKFALGPTTQSLVSEAERRGIPFLRLDDQSLVQLGYGKYQQQVRASITSKTPHIATSTASDKDLTKRLLDRAGLPVPQGVVVQTAEDAVAAARRLRGPVVTKPLDGNHGRGVSLNLSSDEQVRQGFEEARQHSRQVVVEQYYTGNDHRVLVVNGQVIAVAERVPAHVIGDGQRTITELVEEVNKDPRRGDGHENVMTRIKIDGHVRTLLARGGRTPDTVPAAGEVVYLRDTANLSTGGTAVDRTDVAHPENVTIARRAAQVIGLDVAGIDLISPDISKSVHATGGGIVEVNAAPGFRMHLQPSEGTPRNVAAPVLSMLFPRDTPCRMPIISITGTNGKSTTSRMVAHILRHAGRVVGLTTSNGIYIDGEQIVSGDTTGPKSAKVVLSDPNVEVAVLETARGGILREGLGFDRCDVGAVLNIQPDHLGLKGIETIEDLAWVKSLVVEVVTDHGTSVLNADDPLTLRMRRKAGGQITLFSMNGGNACSRELQAHIAGGGTAVVREPTVLGDEIVLYEGGQRRPIMRARDIPATLGGYAQVNVQNALAAAAIAAAQNVELSVIRSALGSFSTSFEQSPGRLNLYDGHPFRVLLDYAHNPSGLEYLRELVSHLRPPKGRVIGVMGVAGDRRDEDIVRMGEIAAKAFDHLIIREDELRRGRRMGEGAALVEQGARRAGAEPERLTTILNEAESVAHALRLAQPGDLVILLATEVEDTWQQILDFDSSHIPRGALPQPASQGQGASHD; from the coding sequence ATGACCAATCCAGACCCTAAAGCAGGCGGGCCAGTGGGCTCGCCTGCCGCCGCTGCGCCCATGCGCGTGCTGGAAAAACAGATTTACCGTGGCCCGAACATCTACGGCTACGAACCCATGATTCGCTTTCAGCTGGACCTGGGCGCGCTGGAGCAGTTCCCCTCCAACACGCTGCCGGGCTTCACCGACCGTCTGGTGGCCCTTCTGCCTTCGCTGCAGGCCCACGGCTGCTGCTACCGCGAACCCGGGGGCTTCATCCGGCGGCTGCGGGACGGCACCTGGCTGGGGCATGTGGCTGAACACGTGGCGCTGGACCTGCAGACCCTGGCTGGCACCCGCGTCACCTACGGCAAGACCCGCTCCGTGAAGGGTCAGCCCGGCGTGTACAACGTGCTGTATTCGTACAAAGAGGAGCGCGTGGGCCTGCTGGCGGGCGTAATGGCGCTGCGGCTGGTGCAGAGCCTCCTGCCGCCAGAACTGCAGGGTATACAGGGACTGGCACGGCTCCTGCCGGAAGAAGCCGCGCGCCTGGACCTGGACTCCTCCTTTGATTTTCAGACCGAACTGGGCGAACTGCGGCGACTGGTGCGCAAGTTTGCCCTGGGGCCCACCACCCAGTCGCTGGTGAGCGAGGCCGAGCGCCGGGGCATTCCGTTTCTGCGGCTGGACGACCAGAGCCTCGTGCAGCTGGGCTACGGCAAATACCAGCAGCAGGTGCGCGCCAGCATCACCAGCAAGACGCCGCACATTGCCACCAGCACCGCCAGCGACAAGGACCTCACCAAGCGCCTGCTGGACCGCGCGGGCCTGCCGGTGCCGCAGGGCGTGGTGGTGCAGACGGCCGAAGACGCCGTGGCCGCCGCCCGGCGCCTGCGCGGGCCGGTGGTGACCAAGCCGCTGGACGGCAACCACGGCCGGGGGGTCTCGCTGAACCTGAGCAGCGACGAACAGGTGCGCCAGGGCTTTGAAGAAGCGCGCCAGCACAGCCGGCAGGTGGTGGTGGAGCAGTACTACACCGGCAACGACCACCGCGTGCTGGTGGTGAACGGGCAGGTGATTGCCGTGGCCGAGCGCGTGCCCGCCCATGTCATCGGAGACGGCCAGCGCACCATCACCGAACTGGTTGAAGAGGTCAACAAGGACCCCCGGCGCGGCGACGGCCACGAGAACGTGATGACCCGCATCAAGATTGACGGGCACGTGCGCACCCTGCTGGCGCGCGGTGGCCGCACCCCGGACACCGTGCCCGCCGCCGGCGAGGTGGTGTACCTGCGCGACACCGCCAACCTGTCCACAGGCGGCACCGCCGTGGACCGCACCGACGTGGCCCACCCGGAAAACGTGACCATTGCCCGCCGGGCCGCGCAGGTGATCGGGCTGGATGTGGCGGGCATTGACCTGATCAGCCCGGACATCTCGAAGTCGGTGCATGCCACGGGCGGCGGCATCGTGGAGGTGAACGCCGCGCCCGGCTTCCGCATGCACCTGCAGCCTTCAGAAGGCACGCCGCGCAACGTGGCGGCCCCGGTGCTCAGCATGCTCTTTCCCAGGGATACCCCCTGCCGCATGCCGATCATCTCGATCACCGGCACCAACGGCAAAAGCACCACCTCGCGCATGGTGGCCCACATCCTGCGCCACGCCGGGCGCGTGGTGGGCCTGACCACCTCCAACGGCATCTACATTGACGGCGAGCAGATCGTCAGCGGCGACACCACCGGCCCCAAGAGCGCCAAAGTGGTCCTGAGTGACCCCAACGTGGAAGTCGCGGTGCTGGAAACCGCCCGGGGCGGCATTCTGCGCGAGGGCCTGGGCTTTGACCGCTGCGACGTGGGCGCGGTGCTGAATATTCAGCCCGACCACCTGGGCCTGAAGGGCATTGAGACCATTGAAGACCTCGCCTGGGTCAAGTCGCTGGTGGTGGAGGTGGTCACGGACCACGGCACCAGTGTCCTGAACGCCGACGATCCCCTGACCCTGCGCATGCGGCGCAAGGCGGGCGGCCAGATCACGCTGTTTTCCATGAACGGCGGCAACGCCTGCTCCCGGGAGCTGCAGGCGCACATCGCGGGGGGCGGTACGGCGGTGGTGCGCGAACCCACGGTGCTGGGGGACGAGATCGTGCTGTACGAAGGCGGGCAGCGCCGGCCCATCATGCGCGCGCGTGACATTCCGGCCACGCTGGGGGGCTACGCGCAGGTGAACGTGCAAAACGCCCTGGCGGCGGCGGCCATTGCCGCAGCGCAGAACGTGGAGTTGAGCGTGATCCGCTCGGCCCTGGGGTCGTTCTCCACCTCCTTTGAACAGAGCCCCGGCCGCCTGAACCTGTACGACGGCCACCCCTTCCGGGTGCTGCTGGACTACGCGCACAATCCGTCTGGCCTGGAATACCTGCGCGAACTGGTTTCGCACCTGCGCCCACCCAAGGGCCGCGTGATCGGCGTGATGGGCGTGGCCGGCGACCGCCGCGACGAGGACATCGTGCGCATGGGCGAAATTGCCGCCAAAGCTTTTGACCACCTGATCATCCGCGAGGACGAGCTGCGCCGGGGCCGCCGGATGGGCGAGGGCGCGGCACTGGTCGAACAGGGTGCGCGCCGCGCTGGGGCCGAGCCAGAGCGCCTGACCACCATCCTGAATGAGGCCGAATCAGTGGCCCACGCCCTGCGGCTGGCCCAGCCAGGGGACTTGGTGATTCTGCTGGCCACCGAGGTGGAAGACACGTGGCAGCAGATTCTGGACTTTGACAGCTCGCACATTCCGCGCGGCGCCCTGCCGCAGCCGGCCAGCCAGGGCCAGGGGGCTTCGCATGACTGA
- a CDS encoding glycogen synthase has translation MRAVHVASEVFPFSRSGGLGDVLGALPAVQARHGASVTVVSPWYADIRQDVREVWRGELSAPGYPALGEVRLGETEAHGVRHLFVGLPVFDRPGLYHPDDVWRYCQFGRAVGPALEVLGAVPEVLHGHDWQAGLAVAWARLRGIPGVFSIHNLQYQGRWNLHEAAGWTGLPPQAFTAETLEFYGDVSLMKAGLVFASQVTTVSPTYAREILTPEYGEGLQGLLHRLAGEGRLSGILNGLDQERWDPRTDPDIRPYRDLRGKVAAGRALRAEFGLDSAPVLGVVSRLAEQKGMDLLLAALPELVQDWNVVVLGGGDPRLEAGLQEWAGHARVAYAAGMNEPLAHRIYAGADAFAMPSRFEPCGLSQMIAMRYGTLPVVRETGGLVDTVPPNVGFRFGPATPEAFLAACREARAACEDRMDWRARVKRAMALDFSWDGPAGAYLGLYEAVRAAPLTPVAGLA, from the coding sequence ATGCGTGCAGTGCATGTGGCCTCGGAAGTCTTTCCGTTCTCGCGCTCGGGCGGCCTGGGGGACGTGCTGGGGGCGCTCCCGGCCGTGCAGGCCCGGCACGGTGCCAGCGTCACCGTGGTGTCGCCCTGGTACGCTGATATTCGCCAGGACGTGCGGGAAGTGTGGCGCGGCGAGCTCTCGGCGCCCGGGTACCCGGCGCTGGGCGAGGTGCGTCTGGGGGAAACCGAGGCCCACGGCGTACGCCACCTGTTTGTGGGCCTGCCGGTCTTTGACCGCCCCGGGCTGTACCACCCCGACGACGTGTGGCGCTACTGCCAGTTTGGCCGCGCCGTGGGCCCCGCGCTGGAGGTGCTGGGGGCGGTGCCCGAGGTGCTGCACGGCCACGACTGGCAGGCCGGGCTGGCGGTGGCCTGGGCGCGGCTGCGCGGCATTCCTGGCGTGTTCAGCATTCACAACCTGCAGTACCAGGGCCGCTGGAACCTGCACGAGGCGGCCGGCTGGACCGGGCTGCCGCCTCAGGCCTTTACCGCTGAAACCCTGGAGTTTTACGGCGACGTGAGCCTGATGAAAGCCGGGCTGGTGTTTGCCTCGCAGGTCACCACCGTCAGCCCCACCTACGCCCGCGAGATCCTGACCCCCGAGTACGGCGAGGGTCTGCAGGGCCTGCTGCATCGCCTGGCCGGGGAAGGGCGCCTGAGCGGCATCCTCAACGGCCTGGACCAGGAGCGTTGGGACCCGCGCACCGACCCCGACATTCGCCCCTACCGCGACCTGCGTGGCAAGGTGGCGGCGGGCCGGGCCCTGCGCGCCGAGTTCGGCCTGGACAGCGCCCCGGTGCTGGGCGTGGTCAGCCGGCTTGCCGAGCAAAAGGGCATGGACCTGCTGCTGGCGGCGCTGCCCGAACTGGTGCAGGACTGGAACGTGGTGGTGCTGGGCGGCGGTGATCCCCGCCTGGAAGCGGGGCTGCAGGAGTGGGCCGGGCACGCGCGCGTGGCCTACGCGGCCGGCATGAACGAGCCGCTGGCCCACCGCATCTACGCGGGCGCCGACGCTTTTGCCATGCCCAGCCGCTTCGAGCCCTGCGGCCTGTCGCAGATGATCGCCATGCGCTACGGCACCCTGCCGGTGGTGCGCGAAACTGGCGGGCTGGTGGACACGGTGCCCCCCAATGTGGGCTTCCGCTTTGGCCCCGCCACCCCCGAGGCCTTCCTGGCCGCCTGCCGCGAGGCGCGCGCCGCCTGCGAGGACCGCATGGACTGGCGCGCGCGCGTCAAGCGGGCCATGGCCCTGGACTTCAGCTGGGACGGCCCGGCGGGCGCCTACCTGGGGCTGTACGAGGCGGTGCGCGCCGCGCCCCTGACCCCTGTGGCGGGGCTGGCGTGA
- a CDS encoding RNA methyltransferase — MNLAVVLVSPKTPGNIGAAARAMLNMGARDLRLVAPRCDHLDSGAVAMAVHAADLLRGARVYPTLREALADRDLSVGTTARLRADLPPPQHPAYVRPLVRAAAAPALVFGPEETGLINSDLEQCQVAVRVPTGDYASLNLAQAVLLVCYEFLQGQDELPERTRKTATREEMEAMYGHLHDTMRLIGYTDAVRARHTLRLWRAMLDRALMTSAESRLFRGLLRQVAWKVEDAARRGTAEPRPAHGAAGSETGDDQTP, encoded by the coding sequence GTGAATCTGGCCGTTGTGCTCGTGTCTCCCAAAACCCCTGGCAATATCGGCGCGGCGGCGCGCGCGATGCTGAATATGGGCGCGCGCGACCTGCGGCTGGTCGCCCCGCGCTGCGACCACCTGGACTCCGGGGCGGTGGCGATGGCGGTCCATGCCGCCGACCTGCTGCGCGGGGCCCGCGTGTACCCCACCCTGCGCGAGGCCCTGGCTGACCGCGACCTGAGTGTGGGCACCACCGCCCGCCTGCGCGCCGACCTGCCCCCGCCCCAGCACCCCGCCTACGTGCGCCCGCTGGTGCGCGCCGCCGCCGCGCCCGCCCTGGTGTTTGGCCCCGAGGAAACCGGCCTGATCAACAGTGACCTGGAGCAGTGCCAGGTGGCGGTGCGGGTGCCCACCGGGGATTACGCCAGCCTGAACCTCGCGCAGGCGGTTCTGCTGGTGTGCTACGAGTTCCTGCAGGGCCAGGACGAACTGCCCGAGCGCACCCGCAAGACCGCCACCCGCGAAGAGATGGAAGCCATGTACGGCCACCTGCACGACACCATGCGTTTGATCGGCTATACCGACGCGGTGCGTGCCCGCCATACCCTGCGCCTGTGGCGGGCCATGCTGGACCGCGCCCTGATGACCAGCGCCGAAAGCCGCCTGTTCCGGGGCCTGCTGCGGCAGGTGGCCTGGAAGGTGGAGGACGCCGCGCGCCGGGGCACCGCCGAGCCGCGTCCGGCGCATGGTGCGGCTGGCAGCGAGACGGGAGACGACCAGACCCCATGA
- the dusA gene encoding tRNA dihydrouridine(20/20a) synthase DusA: MSAAARPPHTLSVAPMMDWTDRHCRVFHRTLTRRTLLYTEMVTTGAILHGDRERHLGYSPAEHPLALQLGGSDPAALAECARMAQDWGYAEVNLNCGCPSDRVQNGSFGACLMGTPDVVARAVNAMRGATTLPVTVKHRIGIDDLDSYEHLTAFVRTVAAAGCETFIVHARKAWLSGLSPKENREIPPLRYEVVRQLKADFPHLTVVLNGGVLSLDAAQEALAWADGVMIGRAAYQEPYLLAEADGRIFGQQTQPVTRREAIEAYLPYVDAQLAAGQPLNRMMKHTLGLFAGQPGARHWKRTLSEQGHKPGAGLAVVREALAGVPASVLDARPEVGERQTA; encoded by the coding sequence ATGAGCGCCGCCGCCCGCCCCCCCCACACCCTGTCGGTGGCCCCCATGATGGACTGGACCGACCGGCACTGCCGCGTGTTTCACCGCACCCTGACGCGGCGCACGCTGCTGTACACCGAGATGGTTACCACTGGGGCCATTCTGCACGGGGACCGCGAGCGGCACCTGGGCTATTCGCCCGCCGAGCACCCGCTGGCCCTGCAACTGGGCGGCAGCGACCCGGCGGCCCTGGCCGAGTGCGCCCGCATGGCCCAGGACTGGGGCTACGCTGAAGTTAACCTGAACTGCGGCTGCCCCAGTGACCGCGTACAGAACGGCTCGTTCGGCGCCTGCCTGATGGGCACGCCGGATGTGGTGGCCCGCGCCGTGAACGCCATGCGCGGCGCCACCACCCTGCCCGTGACCGTCAAACACCGCATCGGCATTGACGACCTGGACAGCTACGAGCACCTCACAGCCTTTGTGCGCACGGTGGCCGCCGCCGGTTGCGAGACCTTCATCGTGCACGCGCGCAAGGCGTGGCTCTCGGGCCTGTCCCCGAAGGAGAACCGCGAGATTCCCCCGCTGCGCTACGAGGTGGTGCGGCAGCTGAAGGCGGATTTTCCCCACCTCACCGTCGTTCTGAACGGGGGCGTGCTAAGCCTGGATGCGGCGCAGGAGGCCCTGGCCTGGGCCGATGGCGTGATGATCGGCCGCGCCGCCTACCAGGAGCCGTACCTGCTGGCAGAGGCCGATGGCCGGATTTTTGGCCAGCAGACCCAGCCGGTGACGCGGCGCGAGGCCATCGAAGCCTACCTGCCCTACGTGGACGCGCAGTTGGCCGCCGGACAACCGCTCAACCGCATGATGAAACACACCCTGGGCCTGTTTGCCGGCCAGCCCGGCGCCCGCCACTGGAAGCGAACTCTCTCCGAACAGGGCCACAAGCCCGGCGCGGGGCTGGCCGTGGTGCGCGAAGCCCTGGCTGGCGTGCCCGCCAGCGTGCTGGACGCCCGCCCAGAGGTGGGGGAGAGGCAGACAGCGTAA
- the apaG gene encoding Co2+/Mg2+ efflux protein ApaG has translation MTPPQPPELPEIEVQVDPQHLPSHSTPERQVFAYVVRIENRSDQTWKLLARHWEIVDARGRTVTVDGEGVVGEQPILPPGGVFVYDSFVTLDAAPGRMGGHYLMQGAWGEQVRVPIAPFRLAAPGETLLN, from the coding sequence ATGACCCCCCCCCAGCCCCCGGAATTGCCCGAAATAGAGGTGCAGGTGGACCCCCAGCACCTGCCCAGCCACAGCACCCCGGAGCGGCAGGTGTTCGCCTACGTGGTGCGCATTGAAAACCGCAGCGACCAGACCTGGAAACTGCTTGCGCGCCACTGGGAGATTGTGGACGCCCGTGGCCGCACGGTGACCGTAGACGGCGAGGGCGTGGTGGGCGAGCAGCCCATCCTGCCGCCGGGGGGCGTGTTCGTCTACGACTCGTTCGTGACGCTGGACGCCGCCCCCGGGCGCATGGGCGGCCACTACCTGATGCAGGGCGCGTGGGGCGAACAGGTGCGCGTGCCCATCGCGCCCTTTCGCCTCGCGGCGCCCGGCGAGACCCTGCTGAATTGA
- a CDS encoding cyanophycinase — translation MAKDQERHTQDRDHQERGARPGRGTLIIIGGHEDKERGREILKEVARHVDGGRLVIATVASHKPEGYFESYQQGFEGLSVGELTELYVEERPEASQPEKLALFDGARGVFFSGGDQLRITSQIGDTPLEARIREVYERGGVVAGTSAGASVMCETMLVKGPSRESYRIGDLQMAPGLGLVRGVIIDQHFAERGRMGRLLGAVAQNPRVLGIGIDEDTAIVVQGSHFHVIGSGAVYVADGAGITHSNIAEARTDEPLSLYDVRLHVLSAGDAFDLNRRRPLSAQAVDEDVKTHEEHTAH, via the coding sequence GTGGCTAAAGACCAGGAACGACACACCCAGGACAGAGACCACCAGGAGCGGGGCGCGCGCCCGGGGCGCGGCACCCTCATCATCATCGGTGGGCACGAGGACAAAGAGCGCGGGCGCGAGATTCTGAAGGAGGTGGCCCGGCACGTGGACGGCGGGCGGCTGGTGATCGCCACCGTGGCCTCGCACAAACCCGAAGGCTATTTCGAGAGCTACCAGCAGGGCTTTGAAGGCCTGAGCGTGGGCGAACTGACCGAGCTGTACGTGGAGGAGCGCCCCGAGGCCTCGCAGCCCGAGAAGCTGGCGCTGTTCGACGGTGCCCGGGGGGTCTTTTTCTCGGGGGGCGACCAGCTGCGCATTACCAGCCAGATTGGCGACACGCCGCTGGAAGCCCGCATCCGCGAGGTGTACGAGCGGGGCGGCGTGGTGGCGGGCACCTCGGCGGGGGCCTCGGTGATGTGCGAGACGATGCTGGTCAAGGGCCCCAGCCGCGAGTCCTACCGCATAGGCGACCTGCAGATGGCGCCGGGTCTGGGTCTGGTGCGCGGCGTGATTATTGACCAGCACTTCGCCGAGCGCGGGCGCATGGGCCGCCTGCTGGGCGCGGTGGCCCAGAACCCGCGCGTGCTGGGGATCGGCATTGACGAGGACACCGCCATCGTGGTGCAAGGGAGCCATTTCCACGTGATTGGCAGCGGCGCCGTCTATGTGGCCGACGGCGCGGGCATCACCCATTCCAACATTGCCGAGGCCCGCACCGACGAGCCCCTGTCACTGTACGACGTGCGCCTGCATGTGCTCTCGGCGGGCGACGCCTTTGACCTGAACCGACGGCGCCCCCTCTCGGCACAGGCGGTGGACGAGGACGTGAAGACGCACGAAGAACACACGGCCCACTGA
- a CDS encoding response regulator: MSHRLCLLLIDDNPADLLLAQEAFAEHADQVSVSTCRDGESALAYLRDRTHSLPDVVILDINMPQMNGFEVLRAIRADPELRHLPVVMLTTSDSKKDIDQAYDLFASSYMVKRGNFAAFVEQVDQFVQFWRECRFKQDRESLSTR, translated from the coding sequence ATGTCGCATCGCCTGTGCCTGCTTCTGATTGACGACAACCCGGCCGATCTGTTGCTGGCGCAAGAAGCGTTTGCCGAACACGCTGACCAGGTGTCGGTGTCCACCTGCCGCGATGGGGAGTCGGCGCTGGCGTACCTGCGCGACCGCACGCACAGCCTGCCCGACGTGGTGATTCTGGACATCAACATGCCCCAGATGAACGGCTTTGAGGTGCTGCGCGCCATCCGCGCCGACCCGGAACTGCGCCATCTGCCGGTGGTGATGCTGACCACCTCAGACAGCAAAAAGGACATTGATCAGGCCTACGATCTCTTTGCCAGCTCATACATGGTCAAGCGGGGCAATTTTGCGGCGTTCGTGGAACAGGTGGACCAGTTCGTGCAGTTCTGGCGCGAATGCCGCTTTAAACAGGACCGCGAGTCGCTCTCCACCCGCTGA
- a CDS encoding M42 family metallopeptidase, with protein sequence MTIINREFLFRLLDVAAPSGLERRAADVWLQEAAAFARTREDHYGNAYAELGPEDGPTIALMGHLDEIGLIVSHVGEEGFLSVLPVGGWDPQVLVGQRLRVLAPGGDLIGVVGKKAIHVMEAEERTKASKIEDLWIDVGLSKEEVQAQVPVGTYAVIEQGPLMVGNKVVGRALDNRVGAFIVLEALRALKDKALPYRVVAVGTSQEEIGVFGAQVSGYALNPVAGVAVDVTHETKQPGVSEKKYGVAPFGSGANLTAGPMVSPVILRQMTDAAREADIPFSLSASGRYSGTDADALTLVRAGVPTAVVSIPNRYMHSPSEMVDERDVKACIDLLVAWIERLPGEVDFTRRG encoded by the coding sequence GTGACCATCATCAACCGGGAATTTCTGTTCCGCCTGCTGGACGTGGCCGCCCCCAGCGGCCTGGAGCGCCGCGCCGCCGACGTGTGGCTGCAAGAAGCCGCCGCCTTTGCCCGCACCCGTGAGGACCATTACGGCAACGCCTACGCCGAACTGGGCCCCGAGGACGGCCCCACCATCGCCCTGATGGGCCACCTGGACGAGATTGGCCTGATCGTCTCGCACGTGGGCGAGGAAGGCTTTCTGAGCGTGCTGCCGGTGGGCGGCTGGGACCCACAGGTGCTGGTGGGCCAGCGCCTGCGCGTGCTGGCGCCGGGCGGCGACCTGATCGGTGTGGTGGGCAAGAAAGCCATTCACGTGATGGAGGCTGAGGAGCGCACCAAGGCCAGCAAGATTGAGGACCTGTGGATTGACGTGGGCCTGAGCAAGGAAGAGGTGCAGGCCCAGGTGCCGGTGGGCACCTACGCCGTCATTGAGCAGGGGCCGCTGATGGTGGGCAACAAGGTGGTGGGCCGCGCGCTGGACAACCGCGTGGGGGCGTTTATTGTGCTTGAAGCCCTGCGCGCGCTGAAAGACAAGGCGCTGCCCTACCGCGTGGTGGCGGTGGGCACCAGCCAGGAAGAGATTGGCGTGTTTGGCGCGCAGGTCAGCGGCTACGCCCTGAACCCGGTGGCGGGCGTGGCCGTGGACGTGACCCACGAAACGAAGCAGCCCGGCGTGAGCGAGAAAAAGTACGGCGTGGCGCCCTTTGGCTCCGGCGCGAACCTCACGGCCGGGCCTATGGTGAGCCCGGTGATCCTGCGCCAGATGACCGACGCCGCCCGCGAAGCCGACATTCCCTTTTCCCTCAGCGCCTCGGGCCGCTACTCCGGCACCGACGCCGACGCCCTGACCCTGGTGCGCGCCGGGGTGCCCACCGCCGTGGTGAGCATTCCCAACCGCTACATGCACTCGCCCAGCGAAATGGTGGACGAGCGCGACGTGAAAGCGTGCATTGACCTGCTGGTGGCCTGGATTGAACGGCTGCCCGGCGAGGTGGACTTCACGCGCAGGGGGTGA
- a CDS encoding response regulator, producing the protein MSRSLSVLLVDDAPTDLLLAQEVFGDHAPDVQLRTACGAQLAFALLRDSAHPLPDLILVDVNMAGMDGFEFLTQLRASPELAHLPVIMLSGSEAQHDVDRAYDLQATAFLVKALSLSDFMAQVEHIVNFWRGCRFRTARIPVG; encoded by the coding sequence GTGTCCCGTTCCCTGTCTGTTCTGCTGGTCGACGACGCGCCGACAGATCTGCTGTTGGCGCAGGAGGTCTTTGGCGACCATGCCCCTGACGTGCAGCTGCGCACCGCCTGCGGCGCCCAGCTGGCGTTTGCCCTTTTGCGGGACAGTGCGCACCCCCTTCCTGATCTGATTCTGGTGGACGTGAACATGGCCGGCATGGACGGCTTCGAGTTCCTGACCCAGCTGCGCGCCAGCCCGGAACTGGCCCACCTGCCGGTCATCATGCTCTCGGGATCTGAAGCGCAGCACGATGTGGACCGCGCCTACGACTTGCAGGCCACCGCCTTTCTGGTCAAGGCCCTGAGCCTGAGCGACTTTATGGCGCAGGTGGAGCACATCGTGAATTTCTGGCGGGGCTGCCGATTCCGCACAGCGCGCATTCCGGTGGGCTAA